One genomic region from Aliarcobacter cryaerophilus ATCC 43158 encodes:
- a CDS encoding HP0495 family protein, producing MIDLSDKKLELNYPCSWEYKLVVLETCDIKKSVKEVIFEREHNLKPSKTSSKGKFKSYNLEILVHNDDDRTEIFRLFGEHCDIKMVL from the coding sequence ATGATAGATTTAAGTGATAAAAAATTAGAGTTAAACTACCCTTGTAGTTGGGAATACAAACTTGTTGTGCTGGAAACTTGTGATATTAAGAAAAGTGTAAAAGAGGTTATTTTTGAACGAGAACATAACTTAAAACCTTCAAAAACTAGCTCAAAAGGTAAATTTAAAAGTTACAACTTAGAGATATTAGTTCACAATGATGATGATAGAACTGAGATTTTTAGACTTTTTGGTGAGCATTGTGATATAAAAATGGTGTTGTAG
- the moaC gene encoding cyclic pyranopterin monophosphate synthase MoaC, with protein sequence MNLTHIDDNNRPKMVDVSGKNETHRIAVASGKITMSKEAYDAIIGNVVKKGPVLQTAVIAAIMGTKKTSELIPMCHPLLLSGINCDIEEFPQTNSFKLFVTAKLNGQTGVEMEALTGVSVGLLTIYDMVKAIDKSMIISDIQLESKSGGKSGDFKR encoded by the coding sequence ATGAACTTAACACATATTGATGATAATAATAGACCAAAAATGGTAGATGTTTCAGGAAAAAATGAGACACATAGAATTGCAGTTGCAAGTGGAAAGATTACTATGAGTAAAGAAGCTTATGATGCAATTATTGGAAATGTTGTAAAAAAAGGTCCAGTTTTACAAACAGCAGTAATAGCAGCAATTATGGGTACAAAAAAGACAAGCGAATTAATACCTATGTGTCATCCTCTACTTTTGAGTGGAATTAATTGTGATATAGAAGAGTTTCCCCAAACAAATAGTTTTAAACTTTTTGTTACAGCAAAACTAAATGGACAAACAGGTGTTGAGATGGAAGCTTTAACAGGTGTTAGTGTTGGACTTCTTACAATTTATGATATGGTAAAAGCTATTGATAAAAGTATGATAATTTCAGATATTCAGCTTGAAAGTAAAAGCGGTGGAAAAAGTGGAGATTTTAAAAGATGA
- the rpsU gene encoding 30S ribosomal protein S21 yields the protein MPGIKVRDNESFDEAYRRFKKQCDRNLIVTETRARRYFEPMTEIRKKQKISARKKMLKKLYMLRRYESRL from the coding sequence GTGCCAGGCATTAAAGTTAGAGATAATGAATCTTTTGACGAAGCGTATAGAAGATTTAAAAAGCAATGTGATAGAAACCTTATAGTTACAGAAACAAGAGCTAGAAGATATTTTGAACCAATGACTGAAATCAGAAAAAAACAAAAAATTTCTGCTAGAAAGAAAATGCTTAAAAAATTATATATGCTTAGAAGATACGAATCTAGGTTATAA
- the zupT gene encoding zinc transporter ZupT, translating to MQDISLETFLFAAMLTFLAGFATSIGAILAFFSKKDNYFLLSIGMGFSAGVMIYVSFMEILVKSRESFTQIYSSPITGEVLTIICFFIGIILTAFIDKIIPEDLNPHEPKSDNQLQELKPDTKASLIRNSKLRRTGIFTAIAIAIHNFPEGFATFVSALENPTVGITIAFAIAIHNIPEGMAVSLPIYHATGEKKKAFWYATLSGLAEPLGAVIGFFLLLPFMGASTLAIVFGIVAGIMVYISFDELLPASRVYGNAHTTIVGISLGMFVMAISLVLFKFI from the coding sequence ATGCAAGACATCTCACTAGAAACATTCCTTTTTGCTGCAATGCTTACTTTTTTGGCAGGATTTGCTACATCTATTGGTGCTATTTTGGCATTTTTCTCAAAAAAAGATAACTACTTTTTGCTATCAATTGGTATGGGATTTTCTGCTGGAGTTATGATTTATGTATCGTTTATGGAGATTTTAGTTAAATCAAGAGAATCTTTTACACAAATATATTCAAGTCCTATTACGGGCGAGGTTTTGACAATTATTTGCTTTTTTATAGGAATAATTTTAACAGCCTTTATAGATAAGATAATACCAGAAGATTTAAATCCACACGAGCCAAAAAGTGACAATCAGCTTCAAGAGTTAAAACCTGATACAAAAGCTTCACTAATAAGAAATTCAAAGCTAAGAAGAACAGGAATTTTCACAGCAATCGCAATAGCAATTCACAACTTTCCAGAAGGTTTTGCTACATTTGTTTCAGCTTTGGAAAACCCAACAGTTGGTATTACAATCGCATTTGCAATTGCTATTCACAATATTCCAGAAGGAATGGCAGTATCTTTACCAATTTATCACGCAACTGGAGAGAAGAAAAAAGCATTTTGGTATGCAACACTTTCTGGACTTGCAGAGCCACTTGGTGCTGTTATTGGGTTTTTCTTGCTTCTTCCTTTTATGGGTGCATCTACTTTGGCAATTGTTTTTGGAATTGTTGCTGGAATTATGGTTTATATCTCTTTTGATGAACTTTTACCAGCATCAAGAGTTTATGGAAATGCTCACACAACAATAGTTGGAATATCTTTGGGAATGTTTGTAATGGCTATAAGCCTTGTATTGTTTAAGTTTATCTAA
- a CDS encoding ORF6N domain-containing protein encodes MQDLIINENSIKDKIYTIRNMQVMLDRDLAELYGVENRALKQAVKRNIDRFPPDFMFELTDKEIDSLVSQFVIPSKKYLGGAKPFAFTEQGVSMFSAVLRSEVAVNVSIKIIRAFVEMRKLISQNIALFERFERIENRLTIHDKNFNTLFKVLEDKNNIPVQNIFFDGQIYDSYSFVNDLLKLAKSEIVLIDNYIDDTVFTLFSKYPNINFIIYTSTISK; translated from the coding sequence ATGCAAGATTTAATCATAAATGAAAACAGTATAAAAGATAAAATCTACACTATACGAAATATGCAAGTTATGTTGGATAGAGATTTAGCAGAGCTTTATGGTGTTGAAAATAGGGCTTTAAAACAAGCCGTAAAGAGAAATATAGATAGATTTCCACCTGATTTTATGTTTGAGCTTACAGATAAAGAAATAGATTCTCTGGTATCACAATTTGTGATACCATCAAAAAAGTATCTAGGAGGAGCAAAACCTTTTGCTTTTACAGAACAAGGTGTTTCAATGTTTAGTGCTGTTTTAAGAAGTGAAGTTGCTGTAAATGTTAGTATAAAAATTATTAGAGCTTTTGTCGAAATGCGAAAACTAATCTCTCAAAATATAGCTTTGTTTGAGAGATTTGAAAGAATAGAAAACCGCTTAACAATCCATGATAAAAATTTTAATACACTATTTAAAGTCTTAGAAGATAAAAACAATATTCCAGTGCAAAACATTTTTTTTGATGGACAAATTTACGATTCTTACAGCTTTGTAAATGATTTACTAAAACTTGCAAAGAGTGAAATAGTTTTGATAGATAACTATATAGATGATACGGTTTTTACTTTGTTTAGTAAGTATCCAAATATAAATTTTATAATCTACACTTCAACAATTTCAAAATAG
- a CDS encoding acyl carrier protein: protein MEKEEFNELLKNANLSKKEFANILDINPGSLNNWGSSQNIPYWVKSWLENYIKAKDIDKIAETVKPYIKMD, encoded by the coding sequence ATGGAAAAAGAAGAATTTAATGAATTACTAAAAAATGCAAATTTATCTAAAAAAGAATTTGCGAATATACTTGATATAAATCCAGGCTCTTTAAATAACTGGGGTAGTTCTCAAAATATACCTTATTGGGTTAAATCTTGGCTTGAAAATTATATAAAGGCTAAGGATATTGACAAAATAGCTGAAACAGTAAAACCGTATATTAAAATGGATTAA
- a CDS encoding DUF1090 domain-containing protein, with product MLKKMLKVQVIGLLLIGANIQANSLVNCDELIGCEKKICKLEKELESAKKMNIISKVDGLETALDKVRKYCTNDKLIKDLKDKINDKKEDLAEHLEDYEKAVTDNKTDNKTDKIKKYESKMTEDKKEIKELQEELNTF from the coding sequence ATGTTAAAAAAAATGTTAAAAGTTCAAGTTATTGGATTGTTATTAATAGGTGCTAATATTCAAGCAAATTCTTTAGTGAATTGTGATGAGTTAATTGGCTGTGAAAAGAAAATTTGTAAACTTGAAAAAGAGTTAGAATCAGCAAAAAAAATGAATATTATTTCTAAAGTAGATGGTTTAGAAACTGCATTAGATAAAGTTCGCAAATACTGTACTAATGATAAATTAATCAAAGATTTAAAAGATAAAATTAATGATAAAAAAGAAGACCTAGCCGAACATTTAGAAGATTATGAAAAAGCAGTAACAGATAATAAAACAGATAATAAAACAGATAAGATAAAAAAATATGAATCTAAAATGACAGAAGATAAGAAAGAAATAAAAGAACTGCAAGAAGAATTAAATACTTTTTAA
- a CDS encoding VRR-NUC domain-containing protein, with translation MKIIPTEQQEQNLVIKYCELKQIPVFHIPNGSYKSFTARVKSKQEGLKAGVPDLMIPIAKSIYHGLFIEMKRLKGGSVSEHQKQWIELLNKQGYRAIICYGSSEAIKEIESYCKK, from the coding sequence ATGAAGATAATACCAACAGAACAACAAGAACAAAACCTAGTTATAAAATACTGTGAATTAAAGCAAATTCCAGTGTTTCATATACCAAATGGAAGTTACAAAAGCTTTACAGCTAGAGTTAAATCTAAACAAGAGGGATTAAAAGCAGGTGTTCCAGATTTAATGATACCAATAGCTAAAAGTATTTATCACGGTTTATTTATAGAAATGAAGCGTTTAAAAGGTGGGAGTGTTTCAGAACACCAAAAACAATGGATAGAACTATTAAATAAGCAAGGATATAGAGCTATTATTTGTTATGGAAGTAGTGAAGCTATAAAAGAGATTGAAAGTTATTGTAAAAAGTAA
- a CDS encoding helix-turn-helix transcriptional regulator, whose translation MSANIYMSSDIQKFMRAGQVAQYLGIGVSTVWAYSKQGRITAKKLSQGVTVFSIDEIKREFGLEDIINKSNQESNIDN comes from the coding sequence ATGAGTGCAAATATTTATATGAGTAGTGATATTCAAAAGTTTATGAGAGCGGGGCAAGTGGCTCAATACTTAGGAATAGGAGTAAGTACTGTTTGGGCTTATAGTAAGCAAGGGCGTATAACAGCTAAAAAACTAAGTCAAGGTGTTACTGTATTTTCAATAGATGAAATTAAACGAGAATTTGGATTAGAAGATATTATAAACAAATCAAATCAAGAAAGTAATATAGATAACTAA
- a CDS encoding tyrosine-type recombinase/integrase: MASINILKDIQIKQAKPKEKEYFLNDGGGLRISIKPNSNKIWEFRYTYNGSRRKTTFKSYPIVTLENARIKRDEFLDLIAKGIDPINKTKEDKQEQIVDINGMFLNVSNEWLEREKERIAPSTFKDKKKVFEKDIYPFFKNTHIKDIEPKDIIKVIDTKQLQAREVASKIFNYLDNLFRYSVMQGYCKRNIIQDIRKRDILKPEKVRHYSKITDEKILKELINAIYCYNGSHSTRNALRLVLHIPLRADNLCNLKWDYINFDEKSLTIPRNEMKVKDTNLEDFKIPLSDEVINILKDQKPFTEHQEYIFLGRNNRSPINKESPNKALKLMGFDDELNNRKITSHGFRGTFRSLIDTLDLDNKFSFEVKEKALDHHEISDTVRAYTHKADYFERLKPLMDFWSDYITELKNKAF, translated from the coding sequence ATGGCTTCAATTAACATATTAAAAGATATCCAAATCAAACAAGCAAAACCAAAAGAAAAAGAGTATTTCTTAAATGATGGTGGAGGGCTTAGAATTTCTATAAAACCAAATAGTAATAAAATATGGGAGTTTAGATATACATATAATGGAAGTCGTAGAAAAACTACATTTAAAAGCTACCCTATTGTAACACTAGAAAATGCAAGAATAAAAAGAGATGAGTTTTTAGATTTAATTGCTAAAGGTATTGACCCAATAAATAAAACTAAAGAAGATAAGCAAGAGCAAATTGTAGATATAAACGGAATGTTTTTAAATGTTTCTAATGAGTGGCTAGAGAGAGAAAAAGAAAGAATAGCACCAAGTACTTTTAAAGATAAGAAAAAAGTATTTGAAAAAGATATTTATCCATTTTTCAAGAATACTCATATAAAAGATATTGAGCCAAAAGATATTATAAAAGTAATAGATACAAAACAATTACAAGCCCGTGAGGTTGCTTCAAAGATATTTAATTATTTAGATAATCTTTTTAGATATTCAGTTATGCAAGGTTATTGTAAAAGAAACATTATCCAGGATATAAGAAAAAGAGATATTTTAAAACCTGAGAAAGTAAGACATTATTCAAAAATTACAGATGAAAAAATATTAAAAGAATTGATAAATGCAATCTATTGTTATAATGGTAGCCACTCCACACGAAATGCTTTAAGATTAGTTTTACATATTCCCTTAAGAGCTGACAATCTATGTAATTTGAAATGGGATTATATTAACTTTGATGAAAAAAGCTTAACTATTCCAAGAAATGAAATGAAAGTAAAAGATACAAATTTAGAAGATTTTAAAATACCTTTGAGTGATGAGGTAATAAATATATTAAAAGACCAAAAACCATTTACAGAACACCAGGAATATATATTTTTAGGTAGAAATAATAGAAGTCCAATAAATAAAGAAAGCCCAAATAAAGCTCTTAAGTTAATGGGCTTTGATGATGAATTAAATAATAGGAAAATTACATCACACGGTTTTAGAGGTACATTTAGGAGTTTAATTGATACTTTAGATTTAGATAATAAATTTAGTTTTGAAGTAAAAGAAAAAGCACTAGACCATCACGAGATAAGTGATACAGTAAGAGCATATACACATAAGGCTGATTATTTTGAAAGACTTAAGCCTTTAATGGATTTTTGGAGTGATTATATAACTGAATTAAAAAATAAAGCTTTTTAA
- the mqnP gene encoding menaquinone biosynthesis prenyltransferase MqnP codes for MEKLIKKIKDFSELVMFKHSVFALPFIFIAMVVSSSQTNGTAWFGFKLLVLGTLCAVFARNFAMGFNRFMDRDIDALNPRTKNRPNVDGRISAKAMFVFFLANAFAFILVAYFVNDLALILSLPILIIIGSYSYFKRFSYLAHIILGISLALAPIAGVVAVSESIPLWVIFLSIGVMFWVAGFDLLYSLQDIDVDKKLGLHSIPSKFGAKNTMLFSKIFHALTVIFWLLFVIYSQGSYFAYFAVLIGALMLSYEHYLVSKDFRKIDKVFFTVNGYLGIVFFFLIVLDNIFF; via the coding sequence ATGGAAAAATTAATAAAAAAAATAAAAGATTTTAGTGAACTAGTGATGTTTAAGCACTCTGTTTTTGCCTTACCATTTATATTTATAGCAATGGTTGTATCTTCATCTCAAACAAATGGAACTGCTTGGTTTGGATTTAAACTTTTGGTTTTGGGAACTTTATGTGCGGTATTTGCACGAAACTTTGCAATGGGTTTCAACCGTTTTATGGATAGAGATATAGATGCTTTAAATCCACGAACAAAAAATAGACCAAATGTAGATGGAAGAATATCTGCAAAAGCTATGTTTGTATTCTTTTTGGCAAATGCTTTTGCATTTATTTTAGTAGCTTATTTTGTAAATGATTTGGCTTTGATTTTATCACTTCCTATTTTGATAATAATTGGTTCATACTCATACTTTAAAAGATTTTCTTATTTAGCACATATAATTTTGGGTATCTCTTTGGCACTTGCTCCTATTGCTGGGGTTGTTGCTGTTAGTGAGAGTATTCCTTTATGGGTGATATTTTTAAGTATTGGAGTTATGTTTTGGGTTGCTGGGTTTGATTTACTTTACTCTCTACAAGATATTGATGTAGATAAGAAACTAGGACTTCACTCAATTCCTTCAAAATTTGGTGCTAAAAATACGATGCTGTTTTCAAAAATATTCCACGCTCTAACAGTTATTTTTTGGCTTTTATTTGTGATATATTCTCAAGGCTCATATTTTGCATATTTTGCAGTTTTGATTGGTGCTTTGATGCTATCTTATGAACACTATTTAGTTTCAAAAGATTTTAGAAAAATAGATAAAGTATTTTTTACTGTAAATGGTTACTTAGGAATAGTTTTCTTCTTTTTAATAGTTTTAGATAATATCTTCTTCTAA
- the miaA gene encoding tRNA (adenosine(37)-N6)-dimethylallyltransferase MiaA: MKELAIIGTTASGKTALSLEIAHKTNSIILSLDSLCVYKDIDIASAKPTKIERANIVHFGIDEIFPNEKFDVIEFLNLYKNAKEYAEKNMKNLIIVGGTGFYLKALVDGISDGLKENTNLDMCLNDAYNLLYSLDKEYMQKIEPNDKYRVEKAYSIYKQSGLTPSEYFLKNPKIALCANLPIFEILWEKDELINRIALRTKQMIKAGLIDEIIYLEKKYTRSPNCMASIGIVETLEYLDGKISKQELEDKIIQNTLKLAKRQNTFNKGQFTNRVSNIIPSLNSEIIKYFSI; the protein is encoded by the coding sequence ATGAAAGAATTAGCAATAATAGGAACAACAGCTTCAGGAAAAACAGCACTCTCACTTGAAATTGCACACAAAACAAACTCTATAATCTTATCTTTGGACTCTCTTTGTGTTTACAAAGATATAGATATTGCAAGTGCAAAACCAACAAAAATAGAGCGAGCCAATATAGTTCATTTTGGAATAGATGAAATTTTTCCAAATGAGAAATTTGATGTTATTGAGTTTTTAAATTTGTATAAAAATGCAAAAGAGTATGCAGAAAAAAATATGAAAAACTTAATTATAGTAGGTGGAACAGGCTTTTATCTCAAAGCATTAGTTGACGGAATAAGCGATGGTTTAAAAGAAAATACAAATTTAGATATGTGTTTAAATGATGCTTATAATTTGCTTTATAGTCTAGACAAAGAGTATATGCAAAAAATTGAACCAAATGATAAATATAGAGTAGAAAAAGCCTACTCAATTTATAAACAAAGTGGACTAACTCCAAGTGAATATTTTTTGAAAAATCCTAAAATTGCTCTATGTGCAAACCTTCCGATTTTTGAGATTTTATGGGAAAAAGATGAATTAATAAATCGAATAGCCTTGAGAACAAAACAGATGATAAAAGCTGGACTTATTGATGAAATTATATATTTAGAGAAAAAATATACAAGAAGCCCAAACTGTATGGCAAGTATAGGAATAGTAGAAACGCTAGAGTATCTTGATGGCAAAATATCAAAACAAGAGTTAGAAGATAAAATTATTCAAAATACTCTAAAACTTGCAAAAAGACAAAATACTTTCAATAAAGGTCAATTTACAAATAGAGTTTCAAATATAATTCCTAGCTTAAATTCAGAGATTATTAAGTATTTTTCGATATAA
- the rpmE gene encoding 50S ribosomal protein L31, which yields MKKDIHPDYKVCQVSCACGNSFETKSNVATLRVDICSHCHPFFTGEQKLVDAAGRVEKFKAKYNMAK from the coding sequence ATGAAAAAAGATATTCATCCAGATTACAAAGTATGTCAAGTTTCTTGTGCATGCGGAAATAGCTTTGAGACAAAATCAAATGTTGCAACTTTAAGAGTTGATATTTGTTCACATTGTCATCCATTCTTTACAGGAGAGCAAAAATTAGTTGATGCTGCTGGAAGAGTTGAGAAATTCAAAGCTAAATATAATATGGCAAAATAG
- the rsmI gene encoding 16S rRNA (cytidine(1402)-2'-O)-methyltransferase, protein MLCLVPTPIGNLEDISKRSLKALLEAELIFCEDTRVTKKLLNLLALKYELDFSQKEFKSFHSHNEKEILNNLTKDTFTKNVVYCSDAGMPCISDPGASLVDWCIKNEVDFDVIPGANAILTAFAMSGFSSTEFTFFGFLDHKGASRASKLEEVLNSSRVGILYESPHRLLKLLEELNKKEPDRTIFLVKEISKFYQKTYKNSAKTLYEELKNIEIKGEWVVVVEPKEKFGFNLELDDILPLDIAPKIKAKLIAKLTGASVKEIYQELLDKIQN, encoded by the coding sequence ATGTTGTGCTTAGTTCCAACACCAATAGGAAACCTTGAAGATATTTCAAAAAGGTCTTTAAAGGCTCTATTGGAAGCGGAACTAATTTTTTGTGAAGATACAAGAGTCACAAAAAAACTTCTAAATCTTTTAGCTCTTAAATATGAGTTAGATTTTTCACAAAAAGAGTTCAAATCTTTTCACTCTCACAATGAAAAAGAGATATTAAACAATTTAACAAAAGATACTTTTACTAAAAATGTTGTTTATTGTAGCGATGCTGGTATGCCTTGCATTAGTGACCCAGGTGCTAGTTTAGTTGATTGGTGCATAAAAAACGAAGTTGATTTCGATGTAATCCCTGGAGCAAATGCAATTTTAACAGCTTTTGCTATGAGTGGTTTTAGTAGTACAGAGTTTACATTTTTTGGTTTTTTAGATCATAAAGGAGCAAGTCGTGCTTCAAAACTTGAAGAGGTTTTAAATAGTTCTAGAGTTGGAATTTTATATGAATCACCTCATCGACTTTTAAAACTTCTTGAAGAATTAAATAAAAAAGAACCAGATAGAACAATATTTTTAGTAAAAGAGATAAGTAAGTTTTATCAAAAAACATATAAAAATAGTGCAAAAACTCTATATGAAGAGTTAAAAAATATTGAAATAAAAGGTGAATGGGTTGTAGTAGTTGAACCAAAAGAGAAATTTGGTTTTAATCTTGAATTAGATGATATTTTACCGCTTGATATTGCTCCAAAAATAAAAGCAAAGTTAATAGCAAAGCTTACAGGAGCTAGTGTAAAAGAAATTTATCAAGAATTATTGGATAAAATCCAAAATTAA
- the rlmB gene encoding 23S rRNA (guanosine(2251)-2'-O)-methyltransferase RlmB — MIIYGKQIVLYVLEKHQDLIEEIFLSKEIDSKLFSRFAKLNKKIHKVDNQKAQALAKGGNHQGLILKLSDYVYAPLKDIKNMNFILVLDGLTDVGNIGAIARTAYSLGVDGMIAADIKTISNSGTIRTSAGALLDLPFAIHPRSVDLASELIDAGFTLIGATTDGVDLKKYGKIEKTDKVAIILGNEGAGISPKVAKKLDLKVSIKMEHEFDSLNVSSAAAILIYNLKR; from the coding sequence ATGATAATATACGGAAAACAGATAGTTTTATATGTGCTTGAAAAACACCAAGATTTAATAGAAGAGATTTTTTTATCAAAAGAGATTGATAGTAAACTTTTTTCAAGATTTGCAAAACTAAATAAAAAAATTCACAAAGTTGATAACCAAAAAGCTCAAGCTTTAGCAAAAGGTGGAAATCACCAAGGGCTTATTTTAAAACTTAGCGATTATGTTTATGCACCTCTAAAAGATATAAAAAATATGAATTTCATCTTAGTTTTAGATGGTCTTACAGATGTAGGAAATATTGGAGCAATAGCTAGAACTGCTTACTCTTTAGGAGTTGATGGAATGATTGCAGCCGATATAAAAACTATAAGCAACTCTGGAACTATAAGAACTAGTGCTGGAGCTTTACTTGATTTACCTTTTGCAATTCACCCAAGAAGTGTAGATTTAGCAAGTGAATTAATCGATGCTGGTTTTACATTAATAGGTGCAACAACGGATGGAGTCGATTTAAAAAAATATGGGAAAATCGAAAAAACTGATAAAGTCGCAATAATTTTAGGAAATGAAGGCGCTGGAATTAGTCCAAAAGTAGCAAAAAAATTAGACCTGAAAGTTTCAATAAAAATGGAACATGAATTTGACTCTTTAAATGTAAGCTCAGCAGCTGCAATTTTAATATATAATTTAAAAAGATAA
- a CDS encoding LL-diaminopimelate aminotransferase, which produces MFDEIEFERMKRLPNYVFAEVNAIKMEARRAGVDVIDFSMGNPDGETPKHIVDKLKDAASKPKNYGYSASIGIYKLRLAICNWYKRKYNVDFLDPDKHACATMGSKEGYVHLVQAIVNVGDVAVVPDPTYPIHSYAFMLNGAAIHKFELVFDNEFKVDEELFFKNLQKTIDESIPKVKYVVVNFPHNPSCATVTPEFYTKLVAMAKKERFYIISDIAYADITFDGYKTPSIFQAEGALDVAVECFTLSKSYNMAGWRVGFIVGNEKLVGALKRIKSWLDYGMFAPIQIAATVALDGPQDCVDEIVSKYEKRRDVMLQAFAEAGWVMDKPNASMFIWAKIPEKARHLGSLEFSKQLLREAQVAVSPGIGFGHYGDQYVRIALIENEKRIRQAAKNIKRYLKTLE; this is translated from the coding sequence ATGTTTGACGAAATTGAATTTGAAAGAATGAAAAGACTTCCAAACTATGTGTTTGCAGAAGTTAATGCTATTAAAATGGAAGCTAGACGAGCTGGAGTTGATGTTATAGATTTTTCTATGGGAAATCCAGATGGAGAAACTCCAAAACATATTGTTGATAAATTAAAAGATGCTGCAAGTAAGCCAAAAAACTACGGTTATAGTGCTAGTATTGGAATTTATAAATTAAGACTTGCTATTTGTAATTGGTATAAAAGAAAATATAATGTAGATTTCTTAGACCCAGATAAACACGCTTGTGCAACAATGGGTTCAAAAGAGGGATATGTTCACTTAGTTCAAGCTATTGTAAATGTTGGTGATGTTGCTGTTGTTCCAGATCCTACTTATCCTATTCACTCATATGCTTTTATGTTAAATGGAGCTGCAATTCATAAATTTGAATTGGTATTTGATAATGAGTTTAAAGTAGATGAAGAACTTTTTTTTAAAAATCTTCAAAAAACAATTGATGAGTCAATTCCAAAAGTAAAATATGTAGTTGTAAACTTCCCTCACAATCCATCTTGTGCAACTGTTACACCAGAGTTTTATACAAAACTTGTAGCAATGGCTAAAAAAGAAAGATTTTATATAATCTCTGATATTGCTTATGCTGATATTACATTTGATGGATATAAAACTCCTTCTATTTTTCAAGCGGAAGGTGCTTTAGATGTTGCTGTTGAATGCTTTACATTAAGTAAATCATACAATATGGCTGGATGGAGAGTTGGATTTATTGTTGGAAATGAAAAACTTGTAGGTGCTTTAAAAAGAATAAAATCTTGGCTTGATTATGGAATGTTTGCACCTATTCAAATTGCAGCAACTGTAGCACTTGATGGTCCACAAGATTGTGTTGATGAGATAGTTTCTAAATATGAAAAAAGAAGAGATGTTATGCTTCAAGCATTTGCAGAAGCTGGTTGGGTTATGGATAAACCAAATGCATCTATGTTTATTTGGGCAAAAATACCTGAAAAAGCTAGACATTTAGGAAGTTTAGAGTTTTCTAAACAACTTTTAAGAGAGGCTCAAGTGGCTGTTAGTCCAGGAATTGGTTTTGGGCATTATGGTGACCAGTATGTAAGAATTGCTTTGATTGAAAATGAAAAAAGAATTAGACAAGCTGCAAAAAATATCAAAAGATATTTAAAAACTTTAGAGTAG